A genomic region of Aspergillus oryzae RIB40 DNA, chromosome 1 contains the following coding sequences:
- a CDS encoding beclin 1 (beclin-like protein): MLSIPAPRQVGSNQNNPPRLGRGDSGNMSFIMLTESQVGPPHATIGVNGDNTPKGKQPLSTQNADREIDDGSFADQVERTSRLFEIISSRSDIDHPICTECTEMLVDGLQKRLVDATKERDAYISFLRNLNSSVPTAEELEAAEKSLKETLEAEEAAFAELVALEQEKAALDEEIADLEEEARQLDVEEERFWRDRNTFSLTLADFQNERDALNMRYDHDSRQLERLQRTNVYNDAFCIGHDGYFGTINGLRLGRLTNPSVDWPEINAAWGQTALLLATIADKLGFEFQGYQLKPMGSMSRIEKIEYPRGSPAQSTVGGGSATPSAPPKITTLDLFSSGDLPLNLPWLHRRFDAGMVAFLECLRQLGEFVENTPAPMPSNRRGHTGIAAPGLKLPYAIKRDKIGDASIKLGFHNNDETWTRACKYTLTCCKFLLAHASNVASAGSNNSADIAAAAGPANK; the protein is encoded by the exons atgcT ATCAATTCCTGCTCCGCGTCAAGTTGGCAGTAACCAGAACAACCCTCCTAGGCTGGGACGAGGAGACAGTGGGAACATGTCCTTCATTATGCTTACGGAGTCTCAAGTTGGGCCACCGCATGCGACAATTGGTGTCAATGGCGACAACACCCCGAAAGGCAAACAACCCCTCAGCACTCAAAATGCTGATCGTGAAATAGACGATGGATCATTTGCGGACCAAGTTGAGCGAACAAGCCGCCTCTTTGAAATAATCTCCTCTCGCTCTGACATTGACCATCCGATCTGCACCGAATGCACGGAAATGCTCGTGGACGGGCTCCAGAAACGACTGGTAGATGCCACGAAGGAGCGAGATGCTTATATTTCATTCTTGCGGAATCTTAATTCATCCGTACCAACGGCTGAGGAACTCGAAGCGGCTGAAAAGTCCCTTAAGGAAACGTTGGAGGCAGAGGAGGCTGCGTTCGCAGAACTTGTAGCactggaacaggaaaaagCAGCcttggatgaagagataGCTGAccttgaagaggaggctCGTCAATTAGACGTCGAAGAGGAAAGGTTTTGGCGCGACCGCAACACCTTTTCTCTAACATTGGCCGATTTTCAAAATGAGCGGGATGCTCTTAATATGAGATACGACCATGACTCGCGGCAGCTTGAAAGGCTACAAAGGACTAATGTTTATAACGATGCTTTCTGCATTGGCCATGATGGATACTTTGGAACTATAAACGGCTTGCGACTTGGGCGCCTTACAAACCCATCCGTAGATTGGCCGGAAATTAACGCAGCTTGGGGCCAGACAGCTTTATTGCTGGCCACCATCGCGGATAAACTGGGCTTTGAATTTCAAGGGTACCAACTCAAGCCAATGGGGTCGATGTCCAGAATTGAAAAAATTGAATATCCACGGGGATCACCAGCACAGTCCACCGTCGGTGGGGGTAGCGCGACTCCGTCGGCGCCGCCCAAGATTACGACCCTTGACTTGTTCTCCTCTGGCGACCTGCCACTCAACCTTCCTTGGCTTCACCGCCGGTTCGATGCAGGAATGGTGGCTTTCTTGGAGTGCCTACGTCAGCTTGgggagtttgtggagaacACGCCAGCTCCGATGCCATCAAATCGACGAGGCCATACCGGAATCGCCGCTCCGGGCTTGAAGCTTCCATATGCTATCAAGCGAGATAAAATTGGAGATGCGAGTATCAAGTTGGGCTTTCACAATAATGATGAGACTTGGACCCGTGCTTGCAAATACACACTGACCTGTTGCAAGTTCTTGTTAGCCCATGCAAGCAATGTTGCTAGCGCTGGCTCCAATAACTCTGCAGACATTGCAGCCGCAGCTGGTCCCGCAAACAAATAA
- a CDS encoding putative cysteine synthase (cysteine synthase), with amino-acid sequence MNDHSRVYIGTAFIAGALLTLGFKDLLYPELEQRLREYRARRHDQSTSDLQDLPAGVLAARPGPPVIVEGIEGCIGNTPLFRIKSLSDATGCEILGKAEFLNGAGQSSKDRVALSMIELAEEREILTPHSGDTIYEGTSGSTGISLATLARAKGYLAHICMPSDQAIEKSNLLLKLGAIVDRVPPAPIVEKDNFVNRARALANVHTATSTTKSNLEPLMPDPPEFSGPKAGRGFFADQFENEANWRAHFKGTGPEIYAQCNGRLDAFVAGAGTGGTISGVALFLKPRIPHLSVVLADPQGSGLYNRVRYGVMFDLKEKEGTRRRRQVDTIVEGIGINRVTANFEAGKELVDDAVRVTDAQALAMARWLVEKDGIFIGSSSAVNCFAAVKTAMKLGPGHRIVTVLSDSGSRHLSRFWARAGDVGGAVDTKLEDVLNAKDDH; translated from the exons ATGAATGACCATTCGCGTGTCTATATAGGTACAGCCTTCATAGCTGGGGCCCTCTTGACGCTGGGATTCAAGGATCTTCTCTATCCGGAGTTAGAACAGCGCCTCCGAGAATATCGAGCTCGACGTCATGATCAGTCTACAAGTGACCTACAGGATCTCCCCGCAGGTGTTCTAGCAGCTAGGCCCGGGCCTCCTGTGATTGTGGAGGGGATCGAGGGTTGTATAGGAAATACGCCCTTATTCCGAATCAAGTCCTTGTCCGACGCAACGGGATGTGAGATACTGGGAAAGGCTGAA TTTTTGAATGGAGCTGGCCAAAGCTCTAAAGACCGTGTCGCACTGAGCATGATCGAACTT GCTGAGGAACGAGAAATCTTGACACCCCATTCTGGAGATACAATATACGAGGGCACTTCTGGTTCAACTGGGATATCGTTGGCCACTCTGGCCCGTGCAAAGGGCTATCTGGCTCATAT CTGTATGCCATCTGATCAAGCGATTGAGAAATCAAACCTGCTTCTCAAACTCGGCGCAATTGTGGATCGTGTTCCGCCTGCTCCAATTGTGGAAAAGGACAACTTTGTTAATCGAGCACGAGCCCTCGCCAATGTTCATACAGCTACTTCAACTACAAAGTCAAACCTGGAACCTTTGATGCCCGATCCTCCAGAGTTTTCCGGGCCAAAAGCGGGAAGAGGCTTTTTTGCAGATCAGTTTGAGAACGAAGCGAACTGGAGGGCTCATTTCAAAGGCACGGGTCCCGAGATTTACGCTCAGTGCAACGGAAGACTCGATGCATTTGTTGCAGGAGCTGGGACCGGAGGCACAATCTCTGGTGTAGCGCTCTTCCTGAAGCCGCGTATACCTCACTTAAGTGTGGTGCTTGCTGATCCACAGGGCAGTGGACTTTACAACAGAGTTCGCTATGGCGTGATGTTTGAtctaaaagagaaagaaggtacTAGAAGACGGCGGCAAGTTGACACTATTGTCGAGGGTATTGGAATCAACCGTGTGACAGCCAATTTTGAAGCAGGAAAGGAGctggttgatgatgctgttaGAGTGACAGATGCCCAGGCCTTAGCAATGGCCAGGTGGCTTGTGGAAAAGgatggcatcttcatcgGGAGCAGTAGTGCTGTTAATT GCTTTGCAGCGGTCAAGACGGCAATGAAACTTGGTCCGGGCCACAGAATCGTCACAGTCCTATCTGATTCTGGCTCCAGACATCTTTCAAGATTCTGGGCTAGGGCCGGGGATGTCGGCGGGGCGGTAGACACAAAATTGGAGGACGTTTTGAATGCGAAGGATGACCACTAA
- a CDS encoding class I SAM-dependent methyltransferase (predicted protein) encodes MDSPVLSQLFRQLFRHPACQSLRSSSALAGRRAQCIQLSTPRQQCRPFLTRRSAARRKNVDDGMNWNKRGDYPKDIEQELKEFPLVTAKDLRHRRERPRQVKMLTREFIDDSLYNPHYGYFSKHATIFSPGEPFDFNNIEDGPAFHRMLGDRYTEFEDHLDEVQPDIARQLWHTPTELFRPYYGETIARYLVSNYKLTLYPYHDLIIYEMGAGNGTMMINILDFIRDTDYEVYQRTKFKIIEISSNLAGLQMKNLMDSINAAGHLDHVEIINKSIFDWDTYVHSPCFFLALEVIDNFSHDAIRYDTATELPQQGGVLIDADGEFHEYYNAQLDPVASRFLRVRQAAARREYPSPLGPKLTRGLRRSIPFQRSFTLPEYIPTRLMQFFDILDTYFPGHRLVASDFSSLPDAIPGINAPVVQTRYKRRTVPVSTPFVHQGYFDIFFPTDFNVVEDLYRATTGKLTQVMSHEDFVRRWAYIEDTETRSGENPLLTWYKNASMLMTV; translated from the exons ATGGACTCCCCAGTCCTCAGCCAGCTGTTCCGGCAGCTGTTCCGACATCCTGCCTGTCAGTCACTTCGGTCCTCATCAGCCCTCGCAGGCCGCAGGGCACAGTGCATTCAATTATCCACACCACGTCAACAATGCCGTCCATTTCTCACGCGACGTTCGGCAGCCAGGCGAAAGAATGTCGATGATGGCATGAACTGGAATAAAAGGGGCGACTACCCCAAAGATATCGAACAGGAGTTGAAGGAATTCCCGCTGGTCACGGCCAAAGACCTGCGCCATCGACGGGAGCGGCCACGAcaggtgaagatgttgactAGAGAATTCATTGATG ACAGTCTATATAACCCCCACTATGGGTACTTCTCAAAGCACGCGACCATTTTCAGTCCCGGTGAACCATTCGATTTCAATAACATCGAGGACGGGCCAGCGTTCCATCGGATGTTAGGAGACCGGTATACAGAATTTGAAGACCACTTAGATGAGGTACAACCGGATATAGCTCGCCAGCTGTGGCATACACCCACGGAACTTTTCCGACCCTACTACGGAGAGACGATCGCACGGTACCTGGTATCGAACTACAAATTAACACTGTACCCGTACCACGATCTGATCATATACGAAATGGGTGCCGGAAACGGAACGATGATGATCAACATATTGGACTTCATCCGCGACACAGATTACGAGGTCTACCAGCGCACCAAGTTCAAGATCATCGAAATCTCGTCCAACCTCGCGGGCCTCCAGATGAAGAACCTGATGGACTCGATCAACGCCGCAGGCCATCTGGACCACGtcgagatcatcaacaagTCTATCTTCGACTGGGATACATACGTGCACTCCCCAtgcttcttccttgccctcgaGGTCATCGACAACTTCTCCCACGATGCGATCCGCTACGATACCGCGACGGAACTCCCCCAGCAGGGCGGAGTGCTCATCGACGCGGACGGCGAATTCCACGAATACTACAATGCGCAGTTGGACCCCGTGGCCTCGCGGTTCCTCCGTGTGAGACAGGCTGCTGCACGCCGCGAATACCCTAGTCCGCTGGGCCCAAAGCTCACCCGCGGTCTGCGCAGGTCCATCCCCTTCCAGCGCTCTTTCACCCTCCCTGAATATATCCCCACCCGACTCATGCAATTCTTCGACATCCTGGATACATATTTCCCAGGACACCGGCTCGTCGCCAGTGATTTCAGTAGTCTTCCGGATGCCATTCCGGGTATTAATGCGCCCGTCGTGCAGACCCGGTACAAGCGCCGGACTGTGCCGGTGTCTACTCCATTT GTACATCAGGGGtactttgatattttcttccctacGGACTTTAACGTCGTCGAGGACCTTTACCGGGCCACTACCGGGAAGTTAACCCAGGTCATGAGCCATGAAGACTTTGTCCGCCGCTGGGCATACATCGAAGACACTGAGACGAGAAGCGGCGAGAACCCGCTGTTGACCTGGTACAAGAACGCCAGCATGTTGATGACGGTATAA